A window of the Cystobacter fuscus genome harbors these coding sequences:
- a CDS encoding methyltransferase, giving the protein MRLGLKADSLLERFADWFNLAPQPLAQAFFGMMAARTMMAGERLGIFGALADGQATVEELAARLKLAPEGTRALLEALEACEAVEHKKGRYRMADRARRWLDPRSSQYVGGFLDFNYTQWEWWSHMEDAVRTGQAVDIHQFTPEDPRWRSYILAMYQMARLSAPEVARAIPLPRGARRVLDLGGAHGWFAAELCRRNRGLKATVLDLEGSVRVGREVIAQAQLSHLVTHQEGDVLTAELGGPHDVVLLFQVVHHLSPAQNVALLRRVRAALAPKGTLAVLEYLREDVEKPPSAAPLIGLHYFLTSKAAAYTPAELEGFLGDAGFRVESARPMRHVPLQTLVIARAE; this is encoded by the coding sequence ATGAGGCTCGGGCTCAAGGCGGACAGCCTGCTCGAGCGCTTCGCCGACTGGTTCAACCTGGCGCCCCAACCCCTGGCGCAGGCCTTCTTCGGGATGATGGCGGCGCGCACGATGATGGCCGGCGAGCGTCTGGGCATCTTCGGCGCGCTCGCGGATGGTCAGGCCACGGTGGAGGAGCTGGCGGCGCGGTTGAAGCTGGCCCCGGAGGGCACGCGCGCGCTGCTCGAGGCGCTGGAGGCCTGCGAGGCGGTGGAGCACAAGAAGGGCCGCTACCGGATGGCGGACCGGGCCCGGCGCTGGTTGGATCCGCGCTCGTCCCAGTACGTGGGCGGCTTCCTGGACTTCAACTACACCCAGTGGGAGTGGTGGAGCCACATGGAGGACGCCGTGCGCACGGGCCAGGCGGTGGACATCCACCAGTTCACGCCGGAGGACCCGCGCTGGCGCTCCTACATCCTCGCCATGTACCAGATGGCACGGCTGTCCGCGCCCGAGGTGGCCCGTGCCATTCCGCTGCCCCGGGGAGCCCGGCGGGTGTTGGATCTGGGAGGAGCGCATGGGTGGTTCGCCGCGGAGCTGTGCCGGCGCAACCGGGGGTTGAAGGCCACGGTGTTGGACCTGGAGGGCAGCGTCCGGGTGGGCCGGGAGGTCATCGCCCAGGCCCAGCTGTCACACCTGGTGACGCACCAGGAGGGCGACGTGCTCACCGCCGAGCTGGGGGGGCCACATGACGTGGTGCTGCTCTTCCAGGTGGTGCACCACCTGTCCCCCGCGCAGAACGTGGCGCTCTTGCGTCGGGTGCGCGCCGCGCTCGCGCCCAAGGGGACACTGGCGGTGCTCGAGTACCTGCGCGAGGACGTGGAGAAGCCGCCGAGCGCCGCCCCGCTCATCGGCCTGCACTACTTCCTCACCTCGAAGGCGGCGGCGTACACGCCCGCGGAGCTGGAGGGCTTCCTCGGCGACGCCGGCTTCCGCGTCGAGAGCGCCCGGCCGATGCGCCACGTGCCGCTGCAGACGCTCGTCATCGCCCGCGCGGAGTGA
- a CDS encoding UbiA family prenyltransferase, which produces MQTPMPSATPAPDAPALVTELDGVLIRTDSLHEGLVRLLKRQPHLILAALGWRLRGRAFCRAEVARHVELDPARLPYDEALLSRLTEEKASGRRLVLATVADQRVADAVSEHLGLFETVLASDGTRELSGALRETRLRETLGAPHEEAHHAPPFMPRVRALFKALRVHQWAKNVLVFVPLFAAHKAMSVPLFLRALLGMVAFSLCASSVYVLNDLLDLDSDRQHPSKRRRPFASGALPLGAGPWLGLGLLGAGAAVALLLPREFLALLGTYYLITLAYSFYLKQVMMLDVLVLAGLYTVRILGGSLAVGIPTSSWLFSFSMFLFLSLALVKRLSEVRRLRLANESVAHGRGYVSGDYELLAALGVSSGYLSVLVLALYITSKEVTTLYEHPGRLWLLCPVMLYWVGRVWLLAHRGQVNEDPLVFALKDKVSYAVGVIAAGVLLAAA; this is translated from the coding sequence ATGCAGACCCCCATGCCCTCCGCGACCCCCGCCCCCGACGCCCCAGCGCTCGTCACCGAGCTGGACGGAGTGCTCATCCGCACGGACTCGCTCCATGAGGGACTCGTGCGGCTGCTCAAGCGTCAGCCGCACCTGATTCTCGCCGCGCTGGGGTGGCGCCTCCGGGGCCGGGCCTTCTGCCGGGCGGAGGTAGCACGGCACGTGGAGTTGGATCCCGCGCGGCTGCCCTATGACGAGGCACTGCTGTCGCGGCTCACCGAGGAGAAGGCGAGTGGCCGCCGGCTGGTGCTGGCCACGGTGGCGGACCAGCGCGTGGCGGACGCGGTGTCCGAGCACCTGGGCCTCTTCGAGACGGTGCTCGCGAGCGATGGCACCCGGGAGCTGTCCGGCGCCCTGCGAGAGACCCGGCTGCGCGAGACGCTCGGCGCCCCGCACGAGGAAGCGCATCACGCGCCCCCGTTCATGCCCCGCGTCCGCGCGCTGTTCAAGGCGCTGCGCGTCCACCAGTGGGCCAAGAACGTGCTCGTGTTCGTGCCGCTGTTCGCCGCGCACAAGGCGATGAGCGTGCCCCTGTTCCTGCGCGCGCTGCTGGGGATGGTTGCCTTCAGCCTGTGCGCCTCCAGCGTGTACGTGCTCAACGACTTGCTGGACCTGGACTCGGACCGCCAGCACCCGAGCAAGCGCCGCCGGCCCTTCGCATCGGGAGCGCTGCCGCTGGGCGCGGGGCCATGGCTGGGATTGGGGCTGCTGGGCGCGGGAGCGGCGGTGGCCCTGCTCCTGCCGCGCGAGTTCCTCGCCCTGCTGGGCACGTACTACCTCATCACGCTCGCTTATTCGTTCTATCTCAAGCAGGTGATGATGCTGGACGTGCTGGTGCTCGCCGGGCTGTACACGGTGCGCATCCTGGGAGGCTCGCTCGCGGTGGGCATCCCCACGTCGAGCTGGCTGTTCAGCTTCTCCATGTTCCTCTTCCTGTCGCTCGCGCTGGTCAAGCGGCTGAGCGAGGTGCGGCGGCTGCGGCTGGCCAACGAGTCGGTGGCGCACGGACGGGGCTACGTGTCCGGGGATTACGAGCTGCTCGCCGCGCTCGGCGTCTCCAGTGGATACCTTTCCGTGCTGGTGCTCGCGCTCTACATCACCAGCAAGGAAGTGACGACGCTCTATGAGCACCCGGGACGGCTCTGGCTCTTGTGTCCGGTGATGTTGTACTGGGTGGGCCGGGTGTGGCTGCTGGCGCACCGGGGACAGGTGAACGAGGACCCGCTCGTGTTCGCGCTCAAGGACAAGGTGAGCTACGCGGTGGGAGTCATCGCCGCCGGCGTGCTGCTGGCCGCGGCGTGA
- a CDS encoding FAD-binding oxidoreductase, with protein MAMEPKSWGRYPRVSGQKAHPVTWTSEPLPVPPEGGSLLPHGLGRSYGDSCLNAGGSLLTTERLDHFLGFDPATGVLRCESGVTLDGILRLVTNQGWFLPATPGTKFVTVGGAIANDVHGKNHVRVGTFGRHLRRFELVRSDGSRRVCSPEENRDWFEATIGGLGLTGLITWAELQLRRVSNPYMHQETIAFSNLEGFLKLTRESTRDFEYTVAWVDSLARGRHLGRGLFHRANHAPPQFTARQPSPPRLSGLAVPFDFPGLALNRVSVTAFNALHYRMRNQGLMHYEPYFFPLDSVHHWNRIYGSQGFVQFQCVVPPNDAGVAALKEILDRSAHSGMPSFLTVLKTYGDVPSPGWMSFPKAGYSLALDFANRGERTYQLVDELDRLTREAGGRVYPAKDSRMSPESFAAYYPERERFAQYVDPAFSSSFWRRVRGAG; from the coding sequence ATGGCGATGGAACCGAAATCCTGGGGGCGCTACCCCCGTGTCTCCGGACAGAAGGCGCACCCCGTCACGTGGACGAGCGAGCCACTGCCCGTCCCCCCGGAAGGCGGCTCGCTGCTGCCCCATGGCCTGGGCCGCAGCTATGGCGACTCGTGCCTCAACGCGGGCGGCTCGCTGCTGACGACGGAGCGGTTGGATCACTTCCTGGGTTTCGACCCGGCCACGGGCGTGCTGCGCTGCGAGTCGGGCGTCACCCTGGACGGCATCCTCCGGCTGGTGACGAACCAGGGGTGGTTCCTGCCGGCGACCCCGGGCACGAAGTTCGTGACGGTGGGCGGCGCCATCGCCAATGACGTGCATGGCAAGAACCACGTGCGCGTGGGCACCTTCGGGCGGCACCTGCGCCGCTTCGAGCTGGTGCGCTCGGACGGCTCGCGCCGGGTGTGCTCGCCCGAGGAGAACCGGGACTGGTTCGAGGCCACCATCGGCGGGCTCGGGCTCACCGGGCTCATCACCTGGGCGGAGCTCCAGCTGCGGCGCGTGAGCAACCCCTACATGCACCAGGAGACGATCGCCTTCTCCAACCTGGAGGGCTTCCTCAAGCTCACGCGCGAGTCGACCCGGGACTTCGAGTACACCGTGGCGTGGGTGGACAGCCTCGCCCGGGGCCGCCATCTGGGCCGGGGCCTGTTCCACCGCGCCAACCACGCGCCCCCGCAGTTCACCGCCCGGCAGCCGTCTCCCCCGCGCCTGTCGGGACTCGCCGTGCCCTTCGACTTCCCGGGCCTGGCGCTCAACCGCGTCTCGGTGACGGCCTTCAACGCGCTCCACTACCGGATGCGCAACCAGGGGCTCATGCACTACGAGCCGTACTTCTTCCCCCTGGACAGCGTGCACCACTGGAACCGCATCTACGGCAGCCAGGGCTTCGTGCAGTTCCAGTGCGTCGTGCCCCCGAACGACGCGGGGGTGGCGGCGCTCAAGGAGATCCTCGATCGCAGCGCGCACAGCGGCATGCCCTCCTTCCTCACGGTGCTCAAGACGTACGGGGACGTGCCGTCGCCCGGGTGGATGAGCTTTCCCAAGGCGGGCTACTCGCTGGCGCTGGACTTCGCCAACCGGGGCGAGCGCACGTACCAGCTCGTGGATGAGCTGGACCGGCTCACGCGCGAGGCGGGCGGGCGGGTGTATCCGGCCAAGGACTCGCGCATGAGCCCGGAGAGCTTCGCGGCGTACTACCCGGAGCGCGAGCGCTTCGCCCAATACGTGGACCCGGCGTTCTCCTCGTCGTTCTGGCGTCGGGTGCGCGGCGCGGGATAG
- a CDS encoding SDR family oxidoreductase: MKKVLVLGATSAIAQATVRLLAARGASLYLVARHAERLEAVAQDARTRGAARVEAETLDLDDFAQHEPLVERATAALGGLDGALLAHGVLGDQERAQRSYGETEKVLRTNFLSAVSLLTPLANRFEAQRAGTLVVISSVAGDRGRQSNYVYGASKGALSVFLQGLRNRLAPAGVAVVTVKPGFVDTPMTAAVKKNALFASPEAVARGLLRAVDTHQDEVYLPDFWRPIMFLIRSIPERVFKRLKL, encoded by the coding sequence ATGAAAAAGGTCCTCGTCCTCGGCGCCACGAGCGCCATTGCCCAGGCCACCGTGCGGCTTCTGGCCGCTCGGGGCGCGTCGCTGTACCTCGTTGCCCGTCACGCCGAGCGGTTGGAAGCGGTGGCGCAGGACGCCCGCACGCGAGGCGCGGCCCGGGTGGAGGCCGAGACGTTGGACCTGGACGACTTCGCCCAGCACGAGCCCCTGGTGGAGCGCGCCACCGCGGCGCTCGGTGGACTGGATGGTGCCCTGCTCGCCCACGGGGTGCTCGGAGACCAGGAGCGGGCCCAGCGCTCCTATGGCGAGACGGAGAAGGTGCTGCGCACCAACTTCCTCAGCGCGGTGTCGCTGCTCACGCCCCTGGCCAACCGCTTCGAGGCCCAGCGCGCGGGCACGCTCGTGGTCATCTCCTCGGTGGCCGGAGATCGGGGACGGCAGAGCAACTACGTGTATGGCGCCTCCAAGGGCGCCTTGAGCGTGTTCCTCCAGGGCCTGCGCAACCGCCTGGCGCCCGCGGGCGTGGCCGTGGTGACGGTGAAGCCGGGCTTCGTGGACACGCCGATGACGGCCGCCGTGAAGAAGAACGCGCTCTTCGCCTCGCCCGAGGCGGTGGCCCGGGGCCTCCTGCGCGCCGTGGACACACACCAGGACGAGGTGTACCTGCCCGACTTCTGGCGCCCCATCATGTTCCTCATCCGCTCCATCCCCGAGCGTGTGTTCAAGCGCCTGAAGCTCTGA
- a CDS encoding methyl-accepting chemotaxis protein, which produces MAFFNPLSSSNRSLPGRIDALMRACAMPLAPFLAYLVGMMLGLQGEQVVQSVLWLLPPTILLFGVLYPPLTIHYLHRDAVRVIPGEPQGLRLGRLLQMPWRIAIYVMAGSYTFGAGFFCTGVCLLFDKSLWLVVWGSLIGLSVGLLLAFPAGITIERWTQPLALEEQGRHPHLRVVGGGFFWLRQSWFLPYAFAVCVLSLIVLGGLTVAVQTRNVQTRYIEDLQAVGQHQAAYMLEGLGSALLSELSIPVAVLVFMLLALATLSAWMLARRQEQGSLAVLEAIEGLSVGKVRPAQWVSSDEIGDLAFGLNAVVLQLSALPRELQQSAAQLVEAGATLRHANEAQRLALTTQATTIQDTNITAQEIKQTSDLSAQRAEEVLNVVRHAEELSRSGTLAIEQTIAGFSAIRDSVFAIRGKMERLQASAVQIGEITQTVKDLADQSNLLALNAAIEAVRSGEHGKGFGVVAREIRVLADQSIRSTSRITTILDEVGNAIGDAVAMTDVSTAQVEGGLGKVKTSGDSLRQLSLMVNNSSEAVTQITAAVSQQNAGFAQIFNAIADLSRSMDQSLERLESTQEAADMLQKVSHQVSQVARQYHVE; this is translated from the coding sequence ATGGCGTTCTTCAATCCGTTGAGCAGCAGCAACCGCTCCCTGCCCGGACGCATTGATGCGCTCATGCGCGCGTGCGCGATGCCACTGGCGCCCTTCCTGGCCTACCTGGTGGGGATGATGTTGGGGCTCCAGGGCGAGCAGGTCGTCCAGTCCGTCCTCTGGCTGTTGCCCCCCACCATCCTGCTCTTCGGCGTGCTCTACCCGCCGCTGACCATCCACTACCTGCACCGCGACGCCGTGCGCGTCATCCCGGGCGAGCCCCAGGGCCTGCGCCTGGGGCGCCTGCTGCAGATGCCCTGGCGCATCGCCATCTACGTGATGGCCGGCTCGTACACCTTCGGCGCGGGCTTCTTCTGCACCGGCGTGTGCCTGCTCTTCGACAAGAGCCTGTGGCTGGTGGTGTGGGGCAGCCTCATCGGGCTGTCCGTGGGCCTCCTGCTGGCGTTCCCCGCCGGCATCACCATCGAGCGCTGGACCCAGCCGCTGGCGCTCGAGGAGCAGGGGCGTCATCCCCACCTGCGCGTGGTGGGCGGCGGCTTCTTCTGGCTGCGCCAGTCCTGGTTCCTGCCCTACGCCTTCGCCGTCTGCGTGCTGTCGCTCATCGTCCTCGGCGGCCTCACCGTGGCGGTGCAGACGCGCAACGTGCAGACCCGCTACATCGAGGACCTCCAGGCCGTGGGCCAGCACCAGGCCGCCTACATGCTGGAGGGGCTCGGCTCCGCGCTCCTGTCCGAGCTGAGCATCCCCGTGGCCGTGCTCGTCTTCATGCTGCTGGCGCTCGCCACGCTCTCCGCGTGGATGCTGGCGCGCCGCCAGGAGCAGGGCTCGCTCGCGGTGCTCGAGGCCATCGAGGGCCTGTCGGTGGGCAAGGTGCGCCCGGCCCAGTGGGTGTCCAGCGACGAGATTGGCGACCTGGCCTTCGGGCTCAACGCCGTGGTGTTGCAGCTGAGCGCCCTGCCCCGCGAGCTCCAGCAGTCCGCCGCCCAGCTCGTCGAGGCGGGCGCGACCCTGCGTCACGCCAACGAGGCCCAGCGCCTGGCACTCACCACCCAGGCCACCACCATCCAGGACACCAACATCACCGCGCAGGAAATCAAGCAAACCTCGGATCTCTCCGCCCAGCGCGCCGAGGAGGTGCTCAACGTGGTGCGCCACGCCGAGGAGCTCAGCCGCTCGGGCACCCTCGCCATCGAGCAGACCATCGCCGGCTTCAGCGCCATCCGCGATTCCGTGTTCGCCATTCGCGGCAAGATGGAGCGCCTGCAGGCCAGCGCCGTGCAGATCGGTGAAATCACCCAGACGGTGAAGGACCTGGCCGACCAGTCCAACCTGCTCGCCCTCAACGCCGCCATCGAGGCGGTGCGCTCGGGCGAGCACGGCAAGGGCTTTGGCGTGGTGGCGCGGGAGATCCGCGTCCTGGCCGATCAATCCATCCGCTCCACCAGCCGTATCACCACCATCCTCGACGAGGTGGGCAACGCCATCGGCGACGCCGTCGCCATGACGGACGTGAGCACCGCCCAGGTCGAGGGCGGCCTCGGCAAGGTGAAGACCTCGGGCGACAGCCTGCGCCAGCTGTCACTCATGGTGAACAACAGCTCCGAGGCCGTTACACAGATCACCGCCGCCGTGAGTCAGCAGAACGCCGGCTTCGCCCAGATCTTCAATGCCATCGCCGACCTGTCACGCAGCATGGACCAGTCCCTGGAACGCCTGGAATCCACCCAGGAAGCCGCCGACATGCTCCAGAAGGTCTCCCACCAGGTCAGCCAGGTGGCCCGGCAGTATCACGTCGAGTGA
- a CDS encoding acyl carrier protein translates to MHRQEILDHVRNIILATHTGLYPDDVNEFSSMTYDLGMDSFHLESMISRLKDEVANIEFTPWYIKASRRGHDTVGSLVDFIDERQPQAQAETTAGGEATLDNGLEPLDSEAA, encoded by the coding sequence ATGCACCGGCAGGAGATTCTGGATCACGTTCGCAACATCATCCTGGCCACCCACACGGGCCTGTATCCGGACGACGTGAACGAGTTCTCCTCGATGACGTACGACCTGGGCATGGACTCGTTCCACCTGGAGTCGATGATCTCCCGGCTCAAGGACGAGGTGGCCAACATCGAGTTCACCCCCTGGTACATCAAGGCGTCGCGCCGGGGACACGACACGGTGGGCAGCCTGGTGGACTTCATCGACGAGCGTCAGCCGCAGGCCCAGGCCGAGACCACGGCGGGCGGCGAGGCCACGCTCGACAACGGGCTCGAGCCACTGGACTCGGAGGCGGCATGA
- a CDS encoding type III polyketide synthase translates to MTPAAPERRPTLLSIASAVPPLSLTQEEIYEGLFKDWFKQIPNAQRIIQNTGVRRRFFAWDPRVELKKGRMGVGDRVRVYERVGLQVTGESVQKALGELDRSRVGAFTMTTNSGYSGPGLDLYIAKKLGLPSSIRRTFVGHMGCFAAFPVLRTAMDSVAARPDQYVIANASEYSSLHYHDTPDPEQVVIHGLFGDAACTVVMGSAPDGEGVQFLRSHTEQLYETHELMGWHMHNDGFRMNLSPYVPFVLAEHVDDFLEKLLGPEGLKAGDIKHWLIHPGGPKILEGLGKQLKLDKSRMRASWHVLSEYGNCGATTVLLVLEEVLRSDNPQRGEYGVMMGFGPGLTVEGILVRF, encoded by the coding sequence ATGACGCCGGCAGCACCCGAGCGTCGCCCCACCCTGCTGTCCATCGCATCAGCAGTGCCCCCGCTGTCGCTCACCCAGGAAGAAATCTACGAGGGGCTGTTCAAGGACTGGTTCAAGCAGATCCCCAACGCCCAGCGCATCATCCAGAACACCGGGGTGCGCCGCCGCTTCTTCGCGTGGGATCCCCGTGTGGAGCTCAAGAAGGGCCGGATGGGCGTGGGGGACCGGGTGCGCGTGTACGAGCGCGTCGGCCTCCAGGTCACCGGGGAATCGGTACAGAAGGCGCTGGGCGAGTTGGATCGCTCGCGCGTGGGCGCCTTCACCATGACGACCAACTCGGGCTACTCGGGGCCGGGGTTGGACCTGTACATCGCCAAGAAGCTCGGGCTGCCCTCCAGCATCCGCCGCACCTTCGTGGGGCACATGGGCTGCTTCGCGGCCTTCCCCGTGCTGCGCACCGCCATGGACAGCGTCGCCGCGCGTCCGGACCAGTACGTCATCGCCAACGCCTCCGAGTACAGCTCGCTGCACTACCACGACACGCCGGACCCCGAGCAGGTGGTGATCCACGGCCTGTTCGGCGACGCGGCGTGCACGGTGGTGATGGGCAGCGCCCCGGACGGCGAGGGCGTGCAGTTCCTGCGCTCGCACACCGAGCAGCTCTACGAGACGCACGAGCTGATGGGCTGGCACATGCACAACGACGGGTTCCGCATGAACCTGTCGCCCTACGTGCCCTTCGTGCTCGCCGAGCACGTGGACGACTTCCTGGAGAAGCTGCTCGGCCCCGAGGGGCTCAAGGCCGGTGACATCAAGCACTGGCTCATCCACCCGGGCGGGCCGAAGATCCTCGAGGGGCTGGGCAAGCAGCTCAAGCTGGACAAGTCGCGCATGCGCGCCAGCTGGCACGTGCTCAGCGAGTACGGCAACTGCGGCGCCACCACCGTGCTGCTGGTGCTCGAGGAGGTGCTGCGCTCGGACAACCCCCAGCGCGGCGAGTACGGCGTGATGATGGGATTCGGACCCGGGCTGACCGTCGAGGGCATCCTGGTCCGCTTCTGA
- a CDS encoding fatty acyl-AMP ligase, producing MSQERQEPLRRQTGPIALGPGAGRHPSRQLAPRAPTRAWPAPVHTLAEAVVHWGRTRPSQPLLYFVDLEERLTVLTAGDVLHNTLRLGANLHARGVRHGDRVVLSFDTSPEFLECFLACGLVGATPCLIELPSSKVSVQAWGERLRAKLRLLGARAMLIDPDFVDLAHEALAEYTPEPGQTAPFVAVPADLVADAEPLTPPTLDADETAFIQFTSGTTDAPKGVQISHRALLANCAAIGEGGGWDSDDLMVCWLPLFHDMGLVASVLASLVHGLPTALLPPFGFLLKPSRWLWAIHAFRATSCFAPNFAYQLCVKRIKDAELDGLDLSAWKRAYNAAEFIHADTVQQFTERFGPHGFEPEAWRPSYGMAEMVVGVTCRMRGEPLRVETLSRTALATRREAVPVAPGTRADALVVHGVGRTLKGIELKIVDEEGQPVPERHEGEILLRGTSLFSGYYQNPEATGAVLRDGWLYTGDLGYLVGSELFICGRSKDLIIKAGENHHPYTMENAAGRVAGVRVGCVAAVGVNNAQTGTEDIVIVCETTESKPDALRQLCKHVEETVFQGAGVRPNRVVPVPPQSLPKTTSGKLKRAYIRQNIEEFEALSLLVKPPPPVAVVH from the coding sequence ATGAGTCAAGAGCGCCAGGAGCCGCTGCGGCGCCAGACGGGTCCCATCGCACTCGGCCCCGGAGCGGGGCGCCACCCGAGCCGGCAGCTCGCCCCGCGCGCGCCCACCCGCGCCTGGCCCGCCCCCGTGCACACACTGGCCGAGGCCGTGGTGCACTGGGGACGCACCCGCCCCTCCCAGCCCCTGCTCTACTTCGTGGACCTGGAGGAGCGCCTCACCGTGCTCACCGCGGGGGACGTGCTGCACAACACCCTGCGCCTGGGCGCCAACCTGCACGCGCGCGGCGTAAGGCACGGGGACCGGGTGGTGCTCTCGTTCGACACCAGCCCCGAGTTCCTCGAGTGCTTCCTGGCCTGCGGGCTGGTGGGCGCCACGCCCTGCCTCATCGAGCTGCCCTCCTCCAAGGTGTCCGTGCAGGCCTGGGGCGAGCGGCTGCGCGCCAAGCTGCGGCTGCTCGGCGCCCGCGCCATGCTCATTGATCCGGACTTCGTGGACCTGGCGCACGAGGCGCTCGCCGAGTACACCCCCGAGCCCGGCCAGACGGCCCCCTTCGTGGCCGTGCCGGCGGACCTGGTGGCCGACGCCGAGCCCCTCACCCCGCCCACCCTGGACGCGGACGAGACGGCCTTCATCCAGTTCACCTCGGGCACCACGGACGCCCCCAAGGGCGTGCAGATCTCCCACCGGGCGCTGCTGGCCAACTGCGCGGCCATCGGCGAGGGCGGCGGGTGGGACTCGGATGACCTGATGGTCTGCTGGCTGCCGCTCTTCCACGACATGGGCCTGGTGGCCAGCGTGCTCGCCTCGCTCGTGCACGGCCTGCCCACGGCGCTCCTGCCGCCCTTCGGCTTCCTGCTCAAGCCCTCGCGCTGGCTGTGGGCGATCCACGCCTTTCGCGCCACCTCGTGCTTCGCCCCCAACTTCGCCTACCAGCTGTGCGTCAAGCGCATCAAGGACGCGGAGCTGGACGGGTTGGACCTGAGCGCCTGGAAGCGCGCCTACAACGCCGCGGAGTTCATCCACGCCGACACGGTGCAGCAGTTCACCGAGCGCTTCGGCCCCCATGGCTTCGAGCCGGAGGCGTGGCGGCCCTCCTACGGCATGGCGGAGATGGTGGTGGGGGTGACGTGCCGCATGCGGGGCGAGCCCCTGCGCGTCGAGACGCTCTCGCGCACGGCCCTGGCCACGCGGCGCGAGGCCGTGCCCGTGGCCCCGGGCACCCGCGCCGATGCGCTCGTGGTGCACGGCGTGGGCCGGACCCTCAAGGGCATCGAGTTGAAGATCGTGGACGAGGAGGGCCAGCCGGTGCCCGAGCGCCACGAGGGAGAAATCCTGCTGCGCGGCACGTCGCTCTTCAGCGGCTACTACCAGAACCCCGAGGCCACCGGCGCGGTGCTGCGCGACGGCTGGCTGTACACCGGAGACCTGGGCTACCTCGTCGGCAGCGAGCTCTTCATCTGCGGGCGCAGCAAGGATCTCATCATCAAGGCGGGGGAGAACCACCACCCGTACACCATGGAGAACGCCGCCGGGCGCGTGGCGGGCGTGCGCGTGGGCTGCGTGGCGGCGGTGGGCGTCAACAACGCCCAGACGGGCACCGAGGACATCGTCATCGTGTGCGAGACCACCGAGAGCAAGCCCGACGCGCTGCGCCAACTGTGCAAGCACGTGGAGGAGACCGTCTTCCAGGGCGCCGGCGTCCGTCCCAACCGCGTCGTCCCCGTGCCGCCCCAGTCCCTGCCCAAGACGACCAGCGGCAAGCTCAAGCGCGCCTACATCCGCCAGAACATCGAGGAGTTCGAGGCCCTCTCCCTCCTGGTGAAGCCGCCGCCCCCCGTCGCCGTGGTGCACTGA
- a CDS encoding zinc metalloprotease, with protein MSRSVVSMSGKFAVVLGAVLALGGCTEVDQVPAEEAAPQEQGFARGCVTKDLSEAERNAVEQAIAGTVKGQARTPGSVTIKVYWHTITNTSGAGALSATAIANQISVLNAAYSKTPFKFSLVSTDTTANNSWYTTTGGTYESAMKNALRKGGAGDLNVYSNNMGGGLLGWATFPSSYSSQPKMDGVVILYSSLPGGSAAPFNQGDTATHEVGHWLGLYHTFQGGCTTTNDSVSDTPAESTPASGCPTGRDTCSSAGLDPITNFMDYSDDACMNTFSTGQIERMDTLTKQYRGI; from the coding sequence ATGTCCCGCAGCGTCGTGTCGATGAGTGGCAAGTTCGCGGTGGTCCTGGGTGCGGTCCTGGCGCTCGGTGGTTGCACCGAGGTCGATCAGGTGCCCGCGGAGGAGGCAGCTCCCCAGGAGCAGGGGTTCGCGCGCGGCTGTGTGACGAAGGACCTGAGCGAGGCCGAGAGGAACGCGGTGGAGCAGGCCATCGCGGGGACGGTGAAGGGCCAGGCGCGCACCCCGGGCTCGGTGACCATCAAGGTCTACTGGCACACCATCACCAACACCTCGGGCGCGGGCGCCCTGAGCGCCACGGCGATCGCCAACCAGATCTCCGTGCTCAACGCCGCCTACTCGAAGACGCCCTTCAAGTTCTCGCTCGTGAGCACGGACACCACCGCCAACAACTCCTGGTACACCACCACGGGCGGCACCTACGAGTCGGCGATGAAGAACGCGCTGCGCAAGGGTGGCGCGGGCGACCTGAACGTCTACTCCAACAACATGGGCGGCGGCCTGCTGGGCTGGGCGACCTTCCCCTCCAGCTACTCCTCGCAGCCGAAGATGGACGGCGTGGTCATCCTCTACAGCTCGCTGCCCGGCGGCAGCGCGGCCCCCTTCAACCAGGGTGACACGGCGACCCACGAGGTCGGCCACTGGCTGGGCCTGTACCACACCTTCCAGGGCGGCTGCACCACCACGAACGACAGCGTGAGCGACACCCCGGCCGAGTCCACCCCGGCGTCGGGCTGCCCCACGGGCCGCGACACCTGCTCCTCCGCCGGCCTGGACCCCATCACCAACTTCATGGACTACAGCGACGACGCCTGCATGAACACCTTCTCCACGGGCCAGATCGAGCGCATGGACACCCTGACCAAGCAGTACCGCGGGATCTGA